A window of the Microtus pennsylvanicus isolate mMicPen1 chromosome 4, mMicPen1.hap1, whole genome shotgun sequence genome harbors these coding sequences:
- the Cndp1 gene encoding beta-Ala-His dipeptidase: MDLHQDEFVQTLKEWVAIESDSVQPVPRLRQEIFRMMALAADKLRHLGAGVTSVDLGSQQMPDGQSLPIPPILLAELGSDAKKPTVCFYGHLDVQPAQKADGWLTDPYKLTEVDGKLYGRGATDNKGPVLAWINAVSAFKALEQDLPVNIKFILEGMEEAGSVALEEVVRREKEHFFSSVDYIVISDNLWISQKKPALTYGTRGNCYFMVEVKCRDQDFHSGTFGGILNEPMADLVALLGSLVDSSGRILIPGIYDQMAPLTEEEKTMYENIDLDLEEYRKSSQVEKFLFDTKEELLMHLWRYPSLSIHGVEGAFDEPGTKTVIPGRVIGKFSIRLVPHMNLSVVEKQVKQHLEAVFSKRNSSNKMTVSMVLGLHPWTANISDPQYLAAKRAIKTVFGVDPDMIQDGSTIPIAKLFQTITQKSVMMLPLGAVDDGEHSQNEKINRWNYIQGSKLFATFFLELSKQHS, translated from the exons ATGGACCTCCACCAGGATGAGTTCGTGCAG accttgaaggaATGGGTGGCCATTGAGAGCGATTCTGTGCAGCCTGTGCCTCGTCTCAGACAGGAGATCTTCAGGATGATGGCTTTGGCTGCAGACAAACTCCGGCACCTGGGAGCTGGGGTGACATCCGTGGACTTGGGTTCTCAACAG ATGCCTGATGGCCAGAGTCTTCCCATACCTCCGATCCTATTGGCTGAGCTGGGAAGTGATGCCAAGAAGCCCACCGTATGCTTCTATGGGCATCTGGATGTACAGCCAGCGCAGAAGGCTGATGGGTGGCTCACGGACCCCTACAAGCTCACAGAAGTGGATG gaaagctgTACGGACGGGGTGCGACAGATAACAAAGGGCCTGTCCTGGCTTGGATTAATGCCGTGAGCGCCTTCAAAGCTCTGGAGCAG GATCTTCCCGTGAACATCAAGTTCATCCTGGAAGGGATGGAAGAGGCTGGATCTGTTGCCCTGGAGGAAGTGGTCAGGAGAGAAAAGGAGCACTTCTTCTCCAGTGTGGACTACATTGTGATTTCAGACAATCTGTGGATCAGCCAGAAGAAGCCTGCGCTCACTTACGGAACCCGTGGGAACTGCtacttcatggtggag GTAAAGTGTAGAGATCAAGATTTTCATTCTGGGACCTTTGGTGGCATCCTGAATGAACCAATGGCTGATCTGGTGGCTCTTCTAG GAAGCCTGGTGGATTCATCAGGCCGCATCCTGATTCCTGGAATCTATGACCAAATGGCTCCTCTTacagaggaggagaaaacaaTGTATGAAAACATTGATCTGGACCTGGAAGAATACCGGAAGAGCAGCCAAGTTGAGAAATTTCTGTTTGATACCAAG GAGGAGCTCCTGATGCACCTATGGCGGTATCCATCTCTCTCTATCCACGGCGTTGAAGGTGCCTTTGATGAGCCTGGAACTAAAACAGTCATCCCTGGTCGAGTCATAGGAAAATTTTCAATCCGCCTCGTCCCTCACATGAATCTGTCTGTGGTAGAGAAACAG GTGAAACAGCATCTGGAAGCTGTGTTCTCCAAAAGAAACAGTTCCAACAAGATGACTGTTTCTATGGTCCTAGGACTCCACCCGTGGACGGCCAACATCAGTGACCCTCAGTACCTTGCAGCCAAAAGAGCCATCAAAACAG tGTTTGGAGTAGATCCTGATATGATCCAGGATGGGTCAACCATTCCGATTGCTAAACTCTTCCAGACTATTACACAAAAGAGTGTAATGATGCTCCCACTGGGGGCTGTGGATGATGGGGAGCACTCCCAGAACGAGAAGATCAACAG gtgGAACTACATACAGGGGTCCAAATTATTTGCCACCTTTTTCCTGGAGCTGTCAAAGCAGCACTCATGA